From a region of the Oryza sativa Japonica Group chromosome 6, ASM3414082v1 genome:
- the LOC4340482 gene encoding dipeptidyl-peptidase 5, protein MATLLASISPARLSASASHLLRALPRIRLRRPLASAPRMSSSSSSTTAASPAAAAADGGGTGEKPVAAPYGSWRSPITADVVSGADKRLGGIALAGDGRLLWIEGRPEEKGRMVIVKEDDKPVDIIPQEFAARTLAQEYGGGAFSVKDNVVVFSNYKDQRLYKQSTKTGVPVPLTPDYGGPDVSYADGVFDPHFSRYVTVIEDRRKSSLNPTTTIAAISLSNGVVQEPKVLISGNDFYAFPRIDHNNKRMAWIEWSHPNMPWDKSELWVGYFSESGDLTKRVCVAGSNPMLVESPTEPKWSPKGELFFLTDRGSGFWNIYKWVEHTNEVISVYTLDAEFTRPLWVFGISSYGFLGESNHIVFSYRQHGRSYLGVLDSDIGSVSLLDTPFTDLSNVVTGNDYFYIEGASATVPMSIAKVALNEDRTKVVSFSIIWSSSSDVVQYSSFFSAPEFVEFSTSSTGQKAYAYFYPPSNPNFQGLPDEKPPLLVKTHGGPTAETRGILDLSVQYWTSRGWAYLDVNYGGSTGFGREYRERLLGKWGIVDVDDCCSCARVLVESGKVDERRLCITGRSAGGYTTLASLAFRDTFKAGASLYGIGDLSLLRAETHKFESHYTDNLVGNENAYYERSPINFVDKFTCPVILFQGLDDKVVPPDQARKIYKALKEKGLPVALVEYEGEQHGFRKAENIKFTLEQQMVFFARLVGNFKVADDITPIKIENFD, encoded by the exons ATGGCGACACTTCTCGCCTCCATCTCACCCGCAcgcctctccgcctccgcctcccacctcctccgcgcgctgccccgcatccgcctccgccgcccgctcgcGTCGGCGCCCCgcatgtcctcctcctcctcctccaccaccgcggcctcccccgccgctgccgccgccgacggtggCGGTACCGGCGAGAAGCCCGTGGCGGCGCCGTACGGATCCTGGAGGTCGCCCATCACCGCCGATGTTGTCTCCGGCGCCGACAAGCGGCTGGGAGGGATCGCCCTCGCCGGTGACGGGCGCCTCCTCTGGATCGAGGGCCGGCCCGAGGAGAAAGG GCGTATGGTTATAGTCAAGGAGGATGATAAGCCTGTGGATATCATACCTCAAGAATTTGCAGCACGTACTCTAGCTCAAGAATATGGAGGTGGTGCATTTTCAGTCAAAGATAATGTTGTTGTGTTCTCAAACTACAAGGATCAACGTCTGTACAAGCAAAGTACTAAAA CTGGTGTGCCTGTGCCTCTTACACCCGATTATGGTGGGCCTGATGTCAGTTATGCTGATGGAGTCTTTGATCCTCACTTCAGCCGTTATGTTACCGTGATAGAAG ACCGTCGAAAGAGTAGCTTGAATCCCACCACAACAATCGCAGCTATAAGCTTGAGTAATGGGGTTGTTCAGG AACCAAAGGTGCTGATTAGTGGCAATGACTTCTATGCTTTTCCTCGTATTGACCATAATAACAAGCGTATGGCATGGATAGAGTGGAGTCATCCAAATATGCCCTGGGATAAGTCAGAACTTTGGGTTGGCTACTTCTCTGAAAGCGG AGACTTGACCAAACGGGTCTGTGTTGCTGGTAGCAATCCAATGTTAGTGGAGTCCCCAACTGAGCCTAAATGGTCTCCAAAAG GCGAATTGTTTTTCCTAACTGATAGAGGGAGTGGATTTTGGAACATCTATAAATGG GTTGAGCACACCAACGAGGTTATTTCAGTTTACACGCTAGATGCTGAGTTCACAAGGCCATTGTGGGTTTTTGGTATCAGCTCTTATGGTTTTCTTGGTGAAAGCAATCACATTGTTTTCAGCTACAG GCAGCATGGAAGGTCATATCTTGGTGTTCTGGACTCTGATATAGGTTCTGTTTCATTGCTTGACACCCCCTTCACTGATTTATCCAATGTG GTTACTGGAAATGATTACTTCTATATTGAAGGTGCATCTGCAACTGTTCCAATGTCAATCGCAAAG GTAGCTTTAAATGAGGACAGAACAAAAGTAGTTAGTTTCTCAATAATTTGGTCATCCTCATCAGATGTTGTACAATATAGTTCTTTCTTCAGTGCACCAGAATTTGTTGAGTTTTCAACATCCAGCACCGGCCAGAAAGCTTATGCATATTTCTACCCACCTTCAAACCCAAATTTTCAAGGTTTGCCAGACGAAAAACCTCCATTGCTTGTCAAAACACATG GAGGACCAACAGCAGAAACACGTGGAATTCTGGACCTGAGTGTTCAGTATTGGACAAGTCGAGGATGGGCATATCTTGATGTTAACTATGGGGGAAGCACTG GTTTTGGGAGGGAGTATCGAGAGAGGCTATTGGGGAAATGGGGTATCGTCGATGTTGATGATTGTTGCAGCTGTGCAAGAGTCCTG GTGGAGAGTGGGAAAGTAGATGAGCGACGCCTTTGTATTACTGGGCGATCAGCAGGTGGGTACACTACGTTAGCTTCACTCGCATTCAGGGACACATTCAAGGCTGGAGCTTCTTTGTATGGT ATTGGTGACTTATCTTTGTTGAGAGCAGAGACACACAAATTCGAGTCTCACTATACTGACAATCTTGTAG GAAATGAAAATGCTTACTATGAGAGATCACCGATCAACTTTGTTGACAAATTTACATGTCCAGTTATTTTGTTTCAAGGCTTGGATGATAAG GTAGTCCCACCAGATCAGGCACGCAAAATATACAAGGCCTTAAAAGAGAAAGGTTTGCCTGTTGCCTTGGTGGAATACGAAGGAgagcagcatggtttccgcaag GCTGAGAACATCAAGTTTACTTTGGAGCAGCAGATGGTGTTCTTTGCTCGATTAGTCGGGAATTTTAAGGTGGCAGATGATATAACTCCAATCAAGATCGAAAACTTTGACTGA
- the LOC4340481 gene encoding zinc finger protein ZOP1, with protein sequence MTEYWVSQGNKWCDFCKIYIANNPLSIRTHEIGKRHKDNVTKRLATMQKEGAAKEKEQQQAARALKQIEAKAKKSYQKDLENSQRNVDGDTSAAPGDGWEFDSTSGYYYDKSTGLYFDSNSGFYYSDGLGKWVTQEEAYAWAKTSQANAGQSSSSQTKPTASVATVPTIKGGQAPGLVVKKPLNPMRTVKGAPSAIAVNKRKREDGKPKVISKEEEAALKAREAARKRMEDREKPLMGLYRSY encoded by the exons ATGACGGAG TACTGGGTGAGCCAAGGAAACAAATGGTGTGACTTCTGTAAGATTTACATAGCTAATAACCCGCTAAGCATCAGAACACATGAAATCGGTAAGCGCCACAAGGACAATGTCACTAAAAGATTGGCAACCATGCAAAAGGAGGGTGCTGCCAAAGAAAaggagcagcagcaagcagccCGGGCCCTCAAGCAAATAGAAGCT AAAGCTAAAAAGAGCTACCAAAAAGATTTAGAGAACAGTCAAAGGAATGTGGACGGTGACACTTCTGCGGCACCTGGAGATG GATGGGAATTCGACTCTACTTCAGGATACTATTATGACAAATCTACTGGACTCTATTTTGACTCAAATTCTGGTTTCTACTATTCTGACGGTTTAG GTAAATGGGTCACTCAGGAAGAGGCATACGCATGGGCAAAAACCTCCCAAGCTAATGCTGGGCAATCCTCAAGTTCACAAACAAAACCAACTGCTTCAGTTGCGACTGTCCCCACAATTAAAGGGGGCCAAGCTCCAGGTTTGGTCGTCAAGAAACCACTGAATCCGATGAGAACTGTAAAGGGTGCTCCATCCGCCATTGCTGTTAAcaagagaaaaagagaggacGGCAAGCCCAAAGTGATCTCAAAGGAGGAGGAAGCCGCCCTTAAAGCGCGTGAAGCAGCAAGAAAAAGAATGGAGGATAGGGAGAAGCCCTTAATGGGACTATACAGATCGTACTAA